Proteins from a genomic interval of Aureimonas sp. AU20:
- a CDS encoding isoprenyl transferase, producing MDGNGRWAKARGLPRTLGHRRGVEAVREAVRTARELGIRYLTLFAFSSENWKRPVEEVGELLRLLKFFIRRDLAELHREGVRVRVIGERENLPRDIRGLLEEAETLTIGNDRNTLIIAFNYGARDEMARAMRRIAVKLGTGELTAESISPDVVDQHLDTAGIPDPDLIIRTSGELRLSNFLLWQAAYSEFAFLPCLWPDFDRAAFTAAVQDFAMRDRRFGGVSREIAS from the coding sequence ATGGATGGCAATGGGCGCTGGGCGAAGGCGCGCGGTCTGCCGCGCACCTTGGGGCACCGGCGAGGTGTGGAAGCCGTTCGCGAGGCCGTTCGTACGGCCCGGGAGCTCGGAATCCGCTACCTCACGCTCTTCGCTTTCTCCTCGGAGAACTGGAAGCGGCCGGTGGAGGAGGTGGGCGAACTGCTGCGCCTTCTCAAGTTCTTTATCCGGCGCGATCTGGCCGAACTCCACCGCGAAGGTGTCCGGGTGCGGGTCATTGGCGAACGCGAGAACTTGCCGCGCGACATCCGGGGGCTTTTGGAAGAAGCGGAGACACTGACGATCGGCAACGATCGCAATACGCTGATCATCGCCTTCAACTATGGGGCGAGGGATGAGATGGCCCGCGCGATGCGCCGCATCGCCGTGAAACTGGGGACGGGCGAGTTGACGGCGGAATCCATCTCGCCGGACGTCGTGGACCAGCATCTCGATACGGCAGGCATTCCCGACCCGGACCTGATCATTCGAACGAGCGGCGAGCTGCGCTTGAGCAACTTCCTCCTGTGGCAGGCCGCCTACTCCGAGTTCGCCTTCCTGCCCTGCCTGTGGCCCGATTTCGACCGCGCGGCCTTCACCGCCGCCGTTCAGGACTTCGCGATGAGGGACCGCCGTTTCGGCGGCGTCTCGCGCGAAATTGCTTCCTGA
- a CDS encoding phosphatidate cytidylyltransferase: protein MGLGLGRLAATQSWTDLRSRLISAVILGIAVLLITVIGGVAFRLLCCAASVIVFDEWARMTRAKRAGDIYIFARRALYVGLAAFFFGFHGWALTIVGAATAFIAVVDRGERKADWVMGGLVYAAAAGMAPGILRDSGTEGLGALGLVICVVWATDIFAYFFGRTFGGPKLMPMVSPKKTVSGALGGLLAGILFGSAFEYWLIGDVTALVIVVSGILSVVGQAGDLFESWIKRRFGVKDSGRLIPGHGGLMDRIDALIIATGVLLFVGLLGSGLEHPARAIFDF, encoded by the coding sequence ATGGGGCTCGGGCTCGGACGTCTCGCGGCGACCCAATCCTGGACCGACCTGAGGTCACGGCTCATTTCGGCCGTGATCCTCGGCATCGCCGTCCTGCTAATCACCGTCATCGGCGGCGTCGCTTTCCGGCTTCTGTGCTGTGCGGCGTCGGTCATCGTCTTCGACGAATGGGCGCGCATGACGCGCGCCAAGCGTGCGGGCGACATCTACATCTTCGCGCGCCGCGCTCTTTACGTCGGCCTTGCCGCCTTCTTTTTCGGCTTTCACGGCTGGGCGCTGACCATCGTCGGCGCGGCCACGGCCTTTATAGCAGTGGTGGACCGAGGCGAGCGCAAGGCGGACTGGGTGATGGGCGGGCTTGTCTATGCCGCCGCCGCCGGCATGGCCCCTGGCATTCTTCGTGACAGCGGCACGGAGGGCTTGGGAGCGCTAGGCCTCGTGATCTGCGTCGTCTGGGCGACGGATATATTCGCCTATTTCTTCGGTCGCACTTTTGGCGGACCGAAGCTTATGCCGATGGTATCACCGAAGAAAACCGTTTCTGGAGCGCTTGGAGGTCTGTTGGCCGGCATCCTGTTCGGGTCGGCCTTCGAATATTGGCTGATCGGGGACGTGACGGCTCTGGTGATCGTCGTTTCCGGGATTCTTTCGGTCGTCGGGCAGGCAGGGGATCTCTTCGAATCCTGGATCAAGCGCCGTTTCGGCGTGAAGGATTCGGGCCGCCTGATCCCCGGTCATGGCGGTCTGATGGACCGGATCGACGCGCTCATCATCGCGACGGGGGTGCTGCTTTTCGTCGGCCTTCTTGGATCGGGCCTCGAGCACCCGGCGCGTGCTATTTTCGATTTTTGA
- the rseP gene encoding RIP metalloprotease RseP produces MDLMSLPDAIWNTALIKIVPFLFVLTVIVFFHELGHYLVGRWSGIKIMAFSVGFGPELLGFTDRHGTRWKLCAIPLGGYVKFFGDENAASVPSEAALQAASPEDRARAFQSASVGKRAATVAAGPIANFILAIAIFAGTAYASGIIVGDPIVSEVRPNSPAAEAGILPGDRIVAADGSRIRYFSDLQRYVSTRADTPISVELQRNGETRSVSVTPKLQNQTDGFGNNFQVPVIGIVANSEQAGFHREDLSPIAALKYGVSQTWFVTERTVAFIGGIFGGSQGSDQIGGPIKIAQVSSQVATLGFAPLLNLAALLSISIGLLNLLPIPMLDGGHLLFYACEAVRGRPLSERVQEFGFRIGLALVMLLMVFAFWNDLSSLT; encoded by the coding sequence ATGGATCTCATGAGCTTGCCGGACGCGATCTGGAACACGGCTCTGATCAAGATCGTGCCGTTCCTCTTCGTTCTCACTGTGATCGTCTTCTTCCACGAACTCGGCCATTATCTCGTCGGACGGTGGTCCGGCATCAAGATCATGGCCTTTTCCGTCGGCTTTGGACCGGAACTTCTAGGTTTCACCGATCGTCACGGCACGCGCTGGAAGCTCTGCGCCATACCACTCGGCGGCTATGTGAAGTTCTTCGGGGACGAGAACGCGGCCAGCGTGCCGAGCGAAGCGGCGCTTCAAGCCGCCAGTCCAGAGGATCGCGCGCGGGCTTTTCAAAGCGCCAGCGTTGGCAAGCGCGCCGCGACCGTCGCGGCGGGACCCATCGCGAACTTCATTTTGGCCATCGCGATCTTCGCCGGGACGGCCTATGCGAGCGGCATCATCGTGGGCGATCCCATCGTCTCAGAAGTGCGCCCGAATTCGCCGGCGGCCGAAGCTGGCATTCTTCCGGGCGACCGGATCGTGGCGGCGGACGGGTCGCGCATACGCTACTTCAGCGATCTACAGCGCTATGTTTCGACACGAGCCGACACGCCGATTTCCGTCGAGCTTCAGCGGAACGGCGAAACCCGCTCGGTCAGCGTCACGCCCAAGCTGCAGAACCAGACCGATGGATTCGGGAATAATTTTCAGGTGCCGGTGATTGGCATCGTGGCCAATAGCGAGCAGGCAGGCTTCCATCGCGAGGACCTCAGCCCGATCGCTGCGCTCAAATATGGTGTGTCGCAGACATGGTTCGTGACCGAACGGACAGTCGCCTTCATCGGCGGCATCTTCGGCGGTAGCCAGGGATCGGACCAGATCGGCGGTCCGATCAAGATCGCACAGGTGTCCAGCCAGGTTGCCACGCTCGGCTTTGCGCCGCTTCTGAACCTCGCAGCCTTACTTTCGATCTCGATCGGCCTCCTGAATCTTTTGCCGATTCCGATGCTCGATGGGGGGCATCTGCTGTTCTACGCCTGCGAAGCGGTGCGGGGGCGGCCGCTGAGCGAGCGTGTTCAGGAATTCGGTTTCCGGATTGGCCTCGCTCTCGTGATGCTGCTTATGGTATTCGCATTCTGGAACGATCTCTCGAGCCTGACTTGA
- the bamA gene encoding outer membrane protein assembly factor BamA, with translation MAAGSKLLSALSAAALSSTVLAASAVTMGLVTLSEAGAAVVNRVEVRGNQRVDAETVRNLIDIKPGRNATDADVDAAVTKLFSTGLFSDVRARQQGGVLIVDVSENQIVGEVVFQGNSKIKNEQLASTVQTATRAPYNASTAQADVEAIKAAYVRIGRSDATVSVRTLPAEGNRVNVVFDIQEGNRTQIESINIVGNNAFGDSRLKEVISLRESGLFSFLQRNDIYDEDRLRADEEALRRFYFNRGFADFRIVSSVAELEPTQNKYFITITVDEGERYTYGAVNIDSTVPGIDAQALQRDLKTRPGETYSAEQVENTLVSLTNAVANQGYAFAQVTPRGNRDFANNTISIDYVIDQGPRAYVERIEIRGNTKTRDYVIRREFDVSEGDAFNQVLVQRAKKRLEALRFFKTVNVSTAPGTQPDRVVLVVQVDEQSTGEFSVGGGYTTGGESSGPVAEVGITERNFLGRGQFVKVSAGFGENTRNYNLSFTEPYFLGRRLAAGFDLYRTENSSSTAYDIQRTGGSLRLAAPITENLTAQVAYNYKEETFGDDKGVLTYGADGLPIFVNGQPFYSTCANTPVGPLYTLSPIINRAICDSPYSTSSVSYALTYNTLDNQRDPRDGIFAQVGQEVAGLGGDAKFLRTTGRASFFSLLSEEYDVIGQVSGGAGNVTALGDDLRVFDNFFKGQDIVRGFKYQGIGPRQNGVAIGGTNYANATAEVTFPLPLISRDLGFRGAAFADAGSLWGLDNVGNQAGIQGEEFAIRASAGVGLIWASPFGPLRVNYAAPLAKEDYDKTQEFSFGFSSRF, from the coding sequence ATGGCGGCTGGTTCGAAGCTACTGAGCGCACTGTCTGCAGCAGCTCTTTCGTCTACAGTGCTCGCAGCTTCAGCCGTTACTATGGGTCTTGTGACCCTGTCCGAAGCTGGTGCGGCAGTCGTCAATCGCGTCGAGGTGCGGGGCAACCAGCGCGTCGACGCCGAGACGGTTCGGAACCTGATCGACATCAAGCCCGGTCGCAATGCGACGGATGCCGATGTCGACGCGGCGGTAACGAAGCTCTTCTCGACGGGTCTTTTCTCGGATGTCCGTGCGCGCCAGCAGGGCGGCGTGCTGATCGTCGACGTGTCCGAGAACCAGATCGTGGGCGAGGTTGTCTTCCAGGGCAACAGCAAGATCAAGAACGAGCAGCTGGCTTCGACGGTGCAGACCGCGACGCGCGCGCCCTACAACGCTTCCACCGCTCAGGCGGATGTCGAGGCGATCAAGGCGGCCTACGTGCGGATCGGCCGTTCGGACGCGACCGTTTCCGTGCGCACTTTGCCGGCTGAGGGCAACCGCGTGAATGTCGTGTTCGACATTCAGGAAGGCAATCGCACGCAGATCGAGAGCATCAACATCGTCGGCAACAACGCCTTCGGTGACTCTCGTCTGAAGGAAGTCATCTCGCTGCGTGAATCGGGGCTCTTCAGCTTCCTTCAGCGCAACGACATCTACGACGAAGACCGACTGCGGGCCGACGAGGAAGCGCTCCGCCGCTTCTACTTCAACCGTGGCTTCGCCGACTTCCGCATCGTGTCGTCGGTAGCCGAGCTCGAGCCGACGCAGAACAAGTATTTCATTACGATCACAGTCGATGAAGGCGAGCGCTACACTTATGGCGCGGTCAACATCGACTCGACCGTTCCCGGTATCGACGCGCAGGCCCTCCAGCGTGATCTGAAGACGCGTCCGGGCGAGACCTACAGCGCCGAGCAGGTCGAGAATACGCTGGTCAGCCTGACCAACGCCGTCGCGAACCAGGGCTATGCTTTCGCGCAGGTCACGCCGCGCGGCAATCGCGACTTCGCCAACAACACGATCTCGATCGACTACGTAATCGACCAGGGCCCTCGGGCCTATGTCGAGCGCATCGAAATTCGCGGCAACACCAAGACGCGCGACTATGTCATCCGTCGCGAATTCGACGTGTCCGAAGGCGACGCGTTCAATCAGGTGCTGGTGCAGCGTGCCAAGAAGCGTCTTGAGGCGTTGCGCTTCTTCAAGACCGTCAACGTCTCCACCGCTCCCGGCACGCAGCCCGATCGCGTCGTTCTCGTCGTTCAGGTGGACGAGCAGTCGACCGGCGAGTTCTCGGTCGGCGGCGGCTACACGACGGGCGGCGAAAGCTCCGGTCCGGTGGCGGAAGTCGGCATTACCGAGCGCAACTTCCTGGGTCGCGGTCAGTTCGTGAAGGTGTCCGCCGGTTTCGGCGAGAACACGCGCAACTACAACCTTTCGTTCACCGAACCCTATTTCCTGGGTCGGCGTCTGGCGGCCGGTTTCGATCTCTACCGGACCGAGAACTCTTCCTCGACGGCCTACGATATCCAGCGGACGGGTGGATCGCTGCGCTTGGCGGCGCCGATCACCGAGAACCTCACCGCGCAGGTGGCTTACAACTACAAGGAAGAGACGTTCGGCGACGACAAGGGCGTTCTGACCTACGGGGCGGACGGCCTTCCGATCTTCGTCAACGGTCAGCCCTTCTACAGCACCTGCGCCAACACGCCGGTCGGGCCGCTCTACACGCTTTCGCCGATCATCAACCGCGCGATCTGCGATAGCCCGTATTCGACCTCGTCGGTCTCCTATGCGCTGACCTACAACACGCTGGACAACCAGCGCGACCCGCGTGACGGCATCTTCGCTCAGGTCGGCCAGGAAGTGGCGGGTCTTGGCGGCGACGCCAAGTTCCTACGCACAACGGGTCGCGCGTCCTTCTTCAGCCTGCTGTCGGAAGAGTACGACGTGATCGGCCAGGTCAGCGGTGGCGCCGGTAACGTGACTGCGCTTGGCGACGACCTGCGTGTCTTCGACAACTTCTTCAAAGGCCAAGACATCGTTCGCGGCTTCAAGTATCAGGGCATCGGCCCGCGTCAGAACGGCGTCGCGATCGGCGGCACGAACTACGCGAATGCGACGGCCGAAGTGACGTTCCCGCTGCCGCTGATCTCGCGCGATCTCGGCTTCCGTGGCGCAGCCTTCGCCGATGCCGGCTCGCTTTGGGGTCTCGACAATGTCGGGAACCAGGCCGGCATTCAGGGTGAAGAATTCGCCATCCGTGCCTCCGCCGGTGTCGGTCTGATCTGGGCATCGCCGTTCGGTCCGCTGCGTGTGAACTACGCGGCACCGCTGGCGAAGGAAGATTACGACAAGACGCAAGAATTCTCGTTCGGCTTCTCGTCGCGCTTTTAA